From Vreelandella neptunia, the proteins below share one genomic window:
- a CDS encoding heavy metal translocating P-type ATPase, producing the protein MSDASTEAASSVSPANGATTRTIPGMNCQGCVKRMREAVQSVDPSADVVGTPSEKRLEVVSSLTDAELDQRLTEAGYPPGEAALEETAPDDADKQPETAAPADAEAEKTASAHSQPQGQGKKQRLAISGMTCASCVKSVQKALERTEGVDTASVNFGTHSAQVFGSAETQALIAAVESAGYGAEPIVDMREAERTREEQDAKTYQKRLRGSAISLALAVPLMMSMFFFHPHPMGMGRLYWLVIGLLTLGILAFPGRHFFVNAWKQFKHHQANMDTLVAMGTGAAWLYSMAVVLFAPWLPEVAQGIYFEASAMVIGLILLGNAMELRARGRTSDALKRLLDLQSRTARVIRDGHEQEIEIDAVRAGDHVRVRPGERLPVDGDVVEGQSHIDESMLTGEPLPIDKSAGDEVSAGTVNGKGGLIYRATRVGTDTRLGQITEQVASAQNSRPPIGELADQVSSVFVPAVMIIAVLTALAWFNLGPAPQVIHMLVTATTVLIIACPCALGLATPISTMIGVGKAAEQGVLVRSGEALQTASKLTTLVVDKTGTLTQGKPSVTDAQMFGVEQSTALALVNALERGSEHPLAAALMTYAEEHNANPSEIKDFDSVTGGGVKAQTADGKVLLLGNARLLSEAGVDLKAGEEQARALEEQARTLVYLAVDGKLAALFGISDPLRHDTVAAIKRLQKDGLTIVMLTGDNEHTAKAIAQEVGIDEFRAGLLPEDKHAEIERRQKAGEIVGMVGDGINDAPALARANVGFAIGQGTDVAIESAGITLMRGSLHGVASAIEISRATLRNIKQNLVGAFGYNLLCIPIAAGVLYPLTGMLLSPMIAGAAMSLSSITVVSNANRLRLWKASQEESS; encoded by the coding sequence ATGAGCGACGCCTCTACCGAAGCCGCCTCAAGCGTAAGCCCTGCCAATGGGGCCACCACGCGAACCATTCCTGGCATGAATTGCCAGGGCTGCGTCAAGCGTATGCGCGAGGCAGTGCAAAGCGTTGACCCAAGCGCCGATGTCGTCGGCACGCCTAGCGAAAAACGCCTTGAGGTTGTTTCATCGCTAACCGACGCCGAGCTTGATCAACGCTTGACCGAGGCGGGCTACCCGCCAGGCGAAGCAGCTCTGGAGGAAACAGCCCCAGACGATGCTGATAAGCAGCCAGAAACCGCGGCACCCGCTGATGCCGAAGCTGAAAAAACCGCAAGTGCTCACTCCCAGCCTCAAGGGCAAGGCAAGAAACAGCGCCTGGCGATTAGCGGGATGACCTGCGCCAGCTGCGTTAAGAGCGTGCAGAAAGCACTAGAGCGCACGGAGGGAGTCGACACCGCCAGCGTCAATTTTGGCACCCACTCCGCCCAGGTGTTTGGCAGTGCCGAGACCCAAGCGTTAATCGCCGCCGTTGAGTCAGCCGGCTATGGCGCCGAACCGATTGTGGATATGCGGGAAGCAGAACGCACTCGTGAAGAGCAGGATGCCAAGACGTACCAAAAACGGCTGCGCGGAAGTGCGATCTCGCTGGCACTGGCGGTTCCGCTGATGATGAGCATGTTTTTTTTCCACCCCCACCCGATGGGCATGGGGCGTCTCTACTGGCTGGTGATCGGCTTATTAACCTTGGGCATTCTGGCCTTCCCAGGACGCCACTTTTTCGTCAACGCCTGGAAGCAGTTCAAGCACCACCAGGCCAATATGGATACCTTGGTTGCCATGGGCACTGGCGCCGCCTGGCTATATTCCATGGCCGTGGTGCTGTTTGCGCCGTGGTTGCCCGAGGTTGCCCAGGGCATCTACTTTGAAGCCTCAGCGATGGTGATCGGGCTGATTCTGCTCGGCAATGCCATGGAGCTACGCGCCCGGGGCCGCACCAGCGATGCGCTAAAGCGTCTGCTCGATCTGCAGAGCCGTACGGCGCGGGTGATTCGCGACGGACACGAGCAGGAGATTGAGATTGACGCGGTGCGTGCTGGCGACCATGTACGGGTGCGCCCCGGTGAGCGTTTGCCGGTGGATGGTGACGTTGTTGAAGGCCAAAGCCATATCGATGAATCGATGCTTACCGGTGAGCCACTGCCGATCGACAAAAGCGCGGGAGATGAAGTCAGCGCGGGCACGGTGAATGGCAAAGGCGGCTTGATCTATCGCGCCACGCGGGTGGGCACCGACACTCGCCTGGGGCAGATTACCGAACAGGTAGCGAGCGCCCAAAACTCGCGCCCACCGATTGGCGAGCTAGCCGACCAGGTCTCCAGCGTTTTTGTGCCTGCGGTAATGATCATTGCCGTATTGACTGCCCTGGCGTGGTTCAACCTAGGGCCCGCCCCCCAAGTAATCCATATGCTGGTGACGGCGACCACCGTGCTGATTATTGCCTGCCCCTGTGCGCTCGGCTTGGCGACGCCGATCTCTACCATGATCGGCGTCGGTAAAGCAGCGGAGCAAGGGGTGCTGGTGCGCAGCGGCGAAGCGCTGCAAACCGCCAGCAAGCTGACCACGCTAGTGGTCGATAAGACCGGCACGCTCACCCAGGGCAAGCCCAGCGTCACCGATGCACAGATGTTTGGCGTGGAACAATCCACGGCACTCGCGCTGGTGAACGCGCTGGAGCGCGGCTCCGAGCACCCGCTGGCGGCGGCGTTAATGACCTACGCGGAGGAACACAACGCCAACCCTTCCGAGATTAAGGATTTCGATAGCGTGACCGGTGGCGGGGTAAAAGCGCAAACTGCTGACGGCAAAGTGCTGCTGCTGGGCAATGCACGTCTATTGAGCGAGGCAGGGGTGGATCTCAAGGCAGGTGAAGAGCAAGCACGCGCCCTAGAAGAGCAGGCCCGCACGCTGGTGTACTTGGCGGTAGATGGCAAATTGGCCGCCCTGTTTGGCATCAGCGACCCGCTTCGCCACGACACCGTGGCCGCGATCAAGCGCCTGCAAAAAGACGGCTTAACCATCGTTATGCTGACAGGCGATAACGAGCACACCGCCAAGGCCATTGCCCAGGAAGTGGGCATTGATGAGTTTCGAGCAGGGCTGTTACCCGAGGACAAGCACGCCGAGATAGAGCGTCGTCAGAAGGCAGGAGAAATCGTTGGCATGGTAGGCGATGGCATCAATGATGCCCCGGCGCTGGCCCGAGCAAATGTGGGCTTTGCCATTGGCCAAGGCACCGATGTGGCCATTGAGAGCGCGGGTATCACGCTAATGCGCGGCTCGCTGCATGGGGTGGCATCAGCGATAGAGATCAGCCGCGCCACGCTGCGCAATATCAAACAGAACCTGGTGGGCGCCTTTGGCTACAACCTACTGTGTATTCCCATCGCGGCGGGCGTGCTCTACCCGCTCACCGGCATGCTGCTTTCACCGATGATTGCGGGCGCTGCCATGTCACTCTCGTCCATCACCGTGGTGAGTAACGCCAACCGCTTGCGGCTATGGAAAGCCAGCCAGGAGGAATCCTCATGA
- a CDS encoding MerR family transcriptional regulator has protein sequence MKVNELAKRGGVTAETVRHYAREQLLAPQRHPDNGYQLFSDTDLERLRFIQRARKLGFSVAEIRDILTHADQGDSPCPLVRDLLASRLPQIRARIAELEALAERMEQAMESWQQMPDGSPDGHSVCRLIESFPDATSTKETP, from the coding sequence ATGAAAGTGAACGAGCTTGCCAAAAGGGGCGGCGTTACCGCTGAGACCGTGCGCCACTACGCTCGTGAGCAGCTACTTGCCCCCCAGCGCCATCCAGATAACGGCTATCAGCTATTTTCAGATACCGACCTAGAGCGTCTGCGGTTTATTCAGCGGGCGCGCAAATTAGGTTTTAGCGTGGCGGAGATTCGCGACATTCTGACCCACGCCGACCAAGGTGACTCACCCTGCCCATTGGTACGCGACTTACTCGCCAGCCGCCTGCCGCAAATTCGGGCACGCATTGCCGAGTTGGAAGCGCTAGCCGAACGCATGGAACAGGCCATGGAGAGCTGGCAGCAAATGCCCGACGGCTCCCCCGACGGCCACAGCGTGTGCCGCCTGATTGAGAGTTTTCCTGACGCCACGTCTACCAAGGAGACCCCATGA
- a CDS encoding OmpP1/FadL family transporter: MNNKFNKLTLAAAITAAFASQAHAGGYQINEQSVSGQGYGHAGRSSNIHDATIVYGNPAGMSFLDRAQVTAGGTYLNVNTDISNVEASRYIDSGVALGGAPNGNQIPVGSIPGGNDGDMVPGTPIPFAFYAHPVTDQLAFGFGVYAPFGSKTDYEDDFQGRYFGDYTEVKVVSAQPTVSYRFNDQWSVGAGVTYNRIEGELRRQLPSEPTFNAANDIDSRVDGEDEAWGYNLGVIYRPAPETTLGLTYRSKVDYTLEGDFSATDPMGNVLRSDTANLDLTTPETVNFSLTQQMTDRLKLMFGASWVRWSHFDQILVTGSQGNTITQEVQNYSNAWAFATGGEYQLTKTLALRAGVTLDMTPTNDEDRSVRIPSDDRRIFSLGAGWSPTPDLTVDVAYSYLSERGTFVEQDRSDLLASQATGGQPVGGASYSADYKNEAHGFGAQLTYRF; this comes from the coding sequence ATGAATAATAAGTTTAATAAGCTCACCCTGGCTGCTGCCATTACGGCCGCTTTCGCCAGCCAAGCCCACGCGGGCGGGTATCAAATTAACGAGCAGAGCGTGAGTGGGCAGGGCTATGGCCATGCCGGGCGAAGCTCTAACATCCATGATGCAACCATTGTGTACGGTAACCCGGCGGGGATGTCGTTTTTAGACCGTGCCCAGGTGACTGCTGGTGGTACGTATCTAAATGTGAATACTGACATCTCTAATGTCGAAGCTTCCCGCTATATCGACTCTGGAGTCGCGCTTGGCGGCGCCCCAAATGGCAATCAGATCCCGGTCGGTAGCATTCCCGGAGGGAATGATGGCGATATGGTGCCAGGTACGCCGATCCCCTTTGCTTTCTATGCGCACCCAGTGACCGATCAACTGGCGTTCGGGTTTGGGGTGTATGCACCCTTTGGCTCAAAAACTGATTATGAAGATGATTTTCAAGGGCGCTATTTTGGCGACTACACCGAAGTCAAAGTGGTCAGTGCACAGCCGACGGTTTCTTACCGCTTTAATGACCAATGGTCAGTAGGCGCGGGAGTTACTTATAACCGTATAGAAGGTGAGCTACGCCGCCAGCTCCCCTCTGAGCCAACCTTTAATGCAGCGAACGATATCGACTCGCGGGTTGACGGTGAAGACGAAGCGTGGGGCTACAACTTGGGTGTTATCTATCGCCCGGCCCCTGAAACCACCTTGGGTCTGACCTACCGCTCGAAAGTAGACTACACCCTGGAAGGCGATTTTAGCGCGACTGATCCCATGGGTAATGTTCTGCGCTCAGATACCGCTAACCTGGATTTGACCACCCCAGAGACAGTTAACTTCTCGCTCACCCAGCAGATGACCGACCGTCTCAAGCTGATGTTCGGGGCTTCCTGGGTGCGTTGGAGCCACTTTGATCAAATTTTGGTTACCGGTAGTCAGGGTAATACGATTACCCAGGAAGTTCAGAACTACTCAAACGCCTGGGCATTTGCCACTGGCGGCGAGTACCAGTTAACGAAAACATTAGCGCTTCGTGCTGGGGTAACGTTAGACATGACGCCGACCAATGATGAGGATCGTAGCGTACGTATTCCTTCCGATGATCGACGTATTTTCTCGCTGGGGGCAGGCTGGAGTCCCACACCTGACCTGACTGTCGATGTGGCTTACTCCTATCTGTCAGAGCGCGGCACCTTTGTTGAGCAGGATCGTAGCGACCTATTGGCCAGCCAAGCGACGGGTGGCCAGCCGGTAGGCGGAGCCTCCTACTCAGCCGACTACAAAAACGAAGCTCACGGTTTTGGTGCTCAGTTAACCTACCGCTTTTAA
- the prfB gene encoding peptide chain release factor 2 (programmed frameshift) produces MLETNPIHNQLKNLSERTDVLRGYLDYAEKKDRLEEVTRELEDPNVWNDPDYAQKLGKERASLEAIVATIDELEQGLGDSRDLLELAEMEEDEGTVEEVCKELDSMQAALEKLEFRRMFSGEMDQNNAYLEIQSGSGGTEAQDWANILLRMYLRWAESHGFKADITEISAGEVAGIKSATVHIQGDYAFGWLRTETGVHRLVRKSPFDSGGRRHTSFASVFLSPEIDDSFEVEINPSDLRVDTYRSSGAGGQHVNTTDSAVRITHEPTGIVVACQGQRSQHANRDFAMKQLKARLWEHEMQKRNAAKQEAEDSKADIGWGSQIRSYVLDDQRIKDLRTSVQSSNCDKVLDGDIDQFIVASLKQGL; encoded by the exons ATGTTGGAAACCAATCCGATTCACAACCAGCTCAAGAACCTGTCTGAGCGGACAGACGTTCTTAGGGGGTATCTT GACTATGCCGAGAAGAAAGATCGGCTAGAAGAGGTCACCCGCGAACTGGAAGACCCCAATGTCTGGAACGATCCAGACTACGCGCAGAAGTTAGGCAAAGAGCGCGCCTCCCTCGAAGCCATAGTGGCCACCATTGATGAACTTGAGCAGGGACTTGGCGATAGCCGGGATCTGCTAGAGCTTGCCGAAATGGAAGAGGACGAAGGCACCGTCGAAGAAGTGTGCAAAGAGCTGGACAGCATGCAGGCGGCGTTAGAAAAGCTGGAATTTCGGCGCATGTTCTCCGGTGAAATGGATCAGAACAACGCCTACCTGGAAATTCAGTCCGGCTCTGGTGGCACCGAAGCCCAGGATTGGGCCAATATTTTACTGCGCATGTACCTGCGCTGGGCGGAGAGCCACGGCTTCAAAGCCGATATCACCGAAATCTCTGCTGGCGAAGTGGCGGGCATTAAGTCGGCCACGGTGCATATCCAGGGCGATTACGCTTTCGGCTGGCTGCGTACTGAAACCGGCGTGCACCGCCTAGTGCGTAAAAGCCCGTTTGATTCCGGTGGCCGTCGGCATACCTCCTTTGCCTCGGTATTCCTGTCCCCGGAAATTGACGACAGTTTCGAGGTAGAGATTAATCCCTCGGACTTGCGCGTCGATACCTACCGCTCCAGCGGCGCGGGCGGTCAGCACGTAAACACCACCGATTCGGCCGTGCGGATTACCCACGAACCGACCGGTATCGTCGTGGCCTGTCAGGGGCAACGCAGCCAGCACGCCAACCGTGATTTTGCCATGAAGCAGCTGAAAGCGCGTCTGTGGGAACACGAGATGCAAAAGCGCAACGCCGCCAAGCAGGAGGCCGAGGACTCCAAGGCTGATATCGGCTGGGGCAGCCAGATTCGCTCTTACGTGTTGGATGATCAGCGCATCAAGGATTTGCGCACCAGCGTGCAGTCCAGCAACTGCGATAAAGTGCTCGACGGGGATATTGATCAATTTATCGTCGCCAGCTTGAAGCAAGGTTTGTAA
- the lysS gene encoding lysine--tRNA ligase, translated as MANQDASPADNENHLIAERRAKLTARRERAAEQGKSAFPNDFRRDSLTVELQNAFGDKDKAELEALDHHAAVAGRVMRQRGPFIVIQDVAGQIQLYVDKKGLPADVLEDVKSWDIGDIVAAHGPVHKSGKGDLYVMMKEAQLLTKSLRPLPDKFHGLTDMEARYRQRYVDLIMNPQSRKVFETRAAVISSMRRFFEARGFMEVETPMLQPIPGGAAARPFITHHNALDIDMYLRIAPELYLKRLVVGGFEKVFEINRNFRNEGLSTRHNPEFTMVEFYWAYADYRDLLDMTEAMLRTAAEEVLGNAVIEYQGASYDFGKPFARLTLRQAILDHGDGIADSDLDSLEAARATAEKLGIKVKESWGLGKVQTEIFEEVAEHKLDQPTFITEYPAEVSPLARRNDANPFVTDRFEFFVGGREIANGFSELNDAEDQAERFRAQSAEKDAGDLEAMYYDADYVRALEYGMPPTAGEGIGIDRLVMLFTDSASIRDVLLFPAMRPEVD; from the coding sequence ATGGCTAACCAAGACGCGTCTCCTGCAGACAACGAAAACCACCTGATCGCCGAGCGCCGTGCCAAGCTGACTGCTCGCCGTGAGCGCGCCGCTGAGCAGGGAAAGAGTGCATTTCCCAATGATTTTCGCCGCGACAGCTTAACCGTCGAGCTGCAAAATGCCTTCGGCGATAAAGACAAGGCCGAGCTTGAAGCGCTGGATCACCACGCCGCTGTGGCTGGTCGTGTGATGCGTCAACGTGGCCCCTTCATCGTCATTCAGGACGTGGCCGGGCAAATCCAGCTCTACGTGGATAAAAAGGGCCTGCCCGCCGATGTGCTTGAAGACGTTAAAAGCTGGGATATCGGTGACATCGTCGCTGCGCACGGGCCGGTGCATAAATCCGGCAAGGGCGATCTGTACGTGATGATGAAAGAGGCGCAGCTGCTCACCAAGAGCCTGCGCCCGCTGCCGGATAAGTTTCACGGCCTCACCGATATGGAAGCCCGCTATCGCCAGCGCTATGTGGATCTGATCATGAACCCGCAGTCGCGTAAGGTGTTTGAAACCCGCGCAGCGGTTATCAGCTCCATGCGCCGCTTCTTTGAAGCGCGCGGTTTTATGGAAGTGGAAACGCCGATGCTCCAGCCCATTCCTGGCGGTGCGGCGGCACGGCCGTTCATTACCCACCACAATGCGCTGGATATCGATATGTATCTGCGTATTGCGCCGGAGCTTTACCTCAAGCGTCTGGTGGTGGGCGGTTTTGAAAAAGTGTTCGAGATTAACCGCAACTTCCGCAACGAAGGGTTATCAACGCGCCACAACCCAGAATTCACCATGGTGGAGTTCTACTGGGCGTACGCGGATTACCGCGACCTGCTGGATATGACCGAAGCGATGCTGCGCACCGCGGCTGAAGAAGTGCTCGGTAACGCAGTGATTGAATATCAGGGGGCAAGCTACGATTTCGGCAAACCTTTTGCCCGCTTAACGCTGCGTCAGGCGATTCTTGATCACGGTGACGGCATTGCCGACAGCGACTTGGATTCGTTGGAGGCGGCGCGGGCAACCGCTGAAAAGCTCGGCATCAAGGTCAAGGAGAGCTGGGGGCTGGGTAAGGTGCAAACGGAAATATTTGAAGAGGTTGCCGAGCACAAGCTCGACCAGCCGACCTTTATCACCGAATACCCGGCGGAAGTGAGTCCGCTGGCGCGGCGTAATGACGCCAATCCCTTCGTCACCGACCGCTTTGAGTTCTTTGTGGGTGGTCGCGAAATCGCCAACGGCTTCTCCGAGCTCAACGATGCCGAAGATCAGGCTGAGCGCTTCCGTGCCCAGTCAGCGGAAAAAGATGCCGGCGACCTGGAAGCGATGTACTACGATGCAGATTACGTGCGTGCACTGGAGTACGGCATGCCGCCCACCGCGGGCGAAGGTATCGGTATCGACCGCCTGGTGATGCTGTTCACCGATAGCGCCTCCATTCGCGATGTACTGCTGTTCCCTGCGATGCGTCCTGAAGTGGACTAA
- a CDS encoding MFS transporter yields the protein MRLFETRPGDDGLPGPERALAVLALVTGTLMAVVDTTMINLALPTIAADLNVSASRAVWITNLFQVVCAAFLLVFAGISELITRRRLYLFGLATFVAAALGAALSRNLETLLVFRAFQGLGAAATLSIGPSLYRAIFPSRLLGSALGLSALVVAGGYAAGPTLSGVILSFADWPWLFALNVPLGLCSLWLAKRALPREEPRKGSFDVAGALLSIVMLASFFIAMDAVSHAAPLWQSGGWVLLAVLACAGFIARQRRAPYPLLPLSVFAELRFTLAVSASGLAFIGQGLTFVALSFFYQEQMGFSPLETAWLFTPWPLAIMFVGPVAGRLADRINPSILSSAGLGLLIIGLIALALVDESTGVAGSLWRTALCGIGFGLFQPPNNREMMGSLPPERSSNVSGVMSTTRTVGQSFGVALVGAALALGWPVQVTLWLGAATTLLALVASVARMPLARRALHARRASSAGQ from the coding sequence ATGCGACTGTTTGAAACCCGCCCCGGCGATGATGGCCTGCCTGGGCCTGAACGCGCCCTTGCCGTGCTGGCGCTGGTGACCGGCACCTTGATGGCGGTGGTCGACACCACCATGATCAATCTGGCGCTGCCCACTATCGCCGCCGACTTGAATGTCTCGGCATCCCGGGCGGTATGGATTACCAACCTGTTTCAGGTCGTTTGTGCGGCTTTTTTGCTCGTGTTTGCGGGCATTAGTGAATTGATCACACGTCGCAGGCTCTACCTGTTTGGGCTGGCCACCTTTGTCGCTGCCGCGCTGGGGGCAGCGTTATCGCGCAATTTAGAAACGTTGCTGGTGTTTCGTGCCTTTCAGGGGCTAGGCGCTGCGGCCACGCTATCGATTGGCCCATCGCTTTATCGCGCTATTTTCCCCTCGCGCCTATTGGGCAGCGCCCTTGGCTTGAGTGCCTTGGTGGTAGCCGGTGGCTACGCGGCAGGGCCCACGCTGAGTGGGGTAATCCTGTCCTTTGCCGACTGGCCCTGGCTATTTGCGCTGAATGTGCCGCTGGGCCTCTGCTCGCTGTGGCTCGCCAAGCGTGCGTTGCCCCGAGAAGAGCCACGCAAAGGCAGTTTTGATGTGGCTGGGGCGCTGCTCTCAATCGTTATGCTGGCCAGCTTCTTTATTGCCATGGACGCCGTGAGCCACGCCGCGCCGCTTTGGCAAAGCGGTGGCTGGGTGCTATTGGCGGTACTGGCCTGCGCTGGGTTTATTGCGCGTCAGCGTCGCGCACCGTATCCATTGCTGCCGCTTAGCGTGTTTGCCGAGCTGCGCTTTACACTGGCGGTATCTGCCTCTGGGCTTGCCTTTATAGGTCAGGGCCTTACGTTTGTAGCCCTGTCGTTTTTCTACCAGGAGCAGATGGGGTTTTCGCCACTGGAAACCGCTTGGCTGTTTACGCCTTGGCCACTGGCTATCATGTTCGTTGGCCCTGTAGCGGGGCGCTTAGCCGACCGTATTAATCCCAGTATTCTCTCCAGCGCAGGGCTTGGCCTACTTATCATTGGCCTGATTGCACTGGCGCTGGTCGATGAGTCGACCGGCGTGGCGGGAAGTCTATGGCGCACTGCGCTATGCGGTATTGGTTTTGGCCTGTTCCAGCCGCCCAACAACCGCGAAATGATGGGCAGCCTGCCACCGGAGCGCAGTTCCAACGTCTCGGGCGTCATGAGCACCACCCGAACCGTCGGGCAGTCGTTTGGCGTGGCTCTAGTCGGTGCTGCGTTGGCGCTAGGCTGGCCGGTACAGGTAACGCTCTGGCTGGGCGCGGCGACCACGCTGCTGGCGCTTGTGGCAAGCGTGGCGCGTATGCCGCTGGCAAGGCGTGCGTTACACGCTCGACGGGCATCGTCTGCGGGCCAGTAA
- a CDS encoding BolA family protein, giving the protein MTLQTQIEQKLTALAPDVLQVENESHMHNVPANSETHFKVTLVSDSFDGMMPVKRHQQIYALLADELSGPVHALALHLYTPSEWQARGGERPNSPNCRGGGK; this is encoded by the coding sequence ATGACGCTGCAGACACAGATTGAGCAGAAGTTAACGGCACTCGCGCCGGACGTGCTGCAGGTTGAAAACGAAAGCCACATGCACAACGTGCCCGCGAACTCTGAAACCCACTTCAAAGTGACGCTAGTAAGTGACTCCTTCGACGGCATGATGCCGGTGAAGCGTCACCAGCAAATTTATGCGCTGTTGGCCGATGAGCTTTCCGGGCCGGTGCACGCCTTAGCGCTGCATCTTTATACCCCCAGCGAGTGGCAGGCACGCGGCGGTGAACGCCCGAATTCACCCAACTGTCGCGGCGGCGGGAAGTGA
- a CDS encoding GNAT family N-acetyltransferase: MVTELNVEHLALLIALEQRAQSGTSETQMLAALGSQDTCVLGWWQAEQLLGYAIVARLPFEAELQAIGVHPEQRCSGGGRALMEVVLSTARGWLSERLLLEVRAGNLSAIRLYQRCGFSEDGRRKGYYPAANGAAGREDALLMSQII, encoded by the coding sequence ATGGTCACTGAACTCAACGTTGAGCACCTGGCCCTGCTGATTGCGCTTGAGCAGCGGGCGCAGAGCGGCACTTCTGAGACGCAAATGCTGGCAGCATTGGGCAGCCAGGATACCTGTGTACTGGGCTGGTGGCAGGCTGAGCAGCTGTTAGGATACGCCATTGTGGCGCGACTGCCGTTTGAGGCGGAACTGCAAGCCATTGGGGTGCATCCAGAGCAGCGTTGCAGTGGAGGAGGTCGGGCGTTGATGGAGGTCGTGCTGTCCACCGCACGCGGCTGGCTGAGTGAGCGACTGCTGCTAGAGGTGCGAGCGGGGAATCTTAGCGCAATCCGACTCTACCAGCGCTGCGGGTTTAGCGAAGACGGGCGGCGCAAAGGCTACTACCCAGCGGCCAACGGGGCCGCTGGGCGAGAAGACGCGCTACTCATGTCTCAGATCATCTAA
- the zapB gene encoding cell division protein ZapB encodes MSLELFNQLEQKVTDTVDALEMMKLENEELRGENAKLKEEREEWERRLNSLLSKFDSLETTSAS; translated from the coding sequence ATGAGTCTGGAGCTATTTAATCAGCTTGAACAGAAAGTCACCGACACTGTTGATGCACTGGAGATGATGAAACTGGAAAATGAAGAGCTGCGCGGCGAAAACGCCAAGCTGAAAGAGGAGCGCGAAGAGTGGGAGCGTCGCCTCAACAGTCTACTTAGCAAGTTCGACAGCCTAGAAACAACTAGCGCTTCGTAA
- the rsmD gene encoding 16S rRNA (guanine(966)-N(2))-methyltransferase RsmD gives MTRKRPPKSSAPRLASARRGVQQPGKLRIIGGEFRRRQLPILDSPGLRPTPDRVRETLFNWLGQQLYEQQVLDLFAGTGALGIEAVSRGAAWVDFVERNPRVAEQLSTNLASLNITASAVHVNDVQAYLTYPAKPYTLVFLDPPFHQQLAAPCCTALENSGWLDNEAMIYLETETSLAPKVPTNWLLHRETQAGESTARLYQRQAP, from the coding sequence ATGACACGAAAACGCCCCCCTAAATCTTCTGCTCCCCGCCTTGCATCTGCTCGGCGTGGCGTTCAACAACCTGGCAAACTGCGCATTATCGGCGGTGAGTTCCGCCGCCGTCAGTTGCCGATATTGGATAGCCCTGGCTTGCGTCCAACCCCAGACCGCGTGCGTGAAACGCTGTTCAACTGGCTCGGCCAACAGCTTTACGAGCAACAGGTACTCGACCTATTCGCAGGTACTGGCGCGCTGGGCATTGAAGCCGTGTCTCGCGGCGCGGCCTGGGTCGATTTTGTCGAGCGCAACCCGCGAGTAGCGGAGCAGCTGTCGACCAATCTGGCATCGCTCAACATTACCGCAAGCGCGGTGCATGTTAACGACGTTCAAGCCTACCTGACGTACCCAGCCAAGCCCTATACGCTGGTCTTTCTCGACCCGCCCTTCCATCAGCAATTGGCCGCGCCGTGTTGTACGGCGCTGGAAAATAGCGGCTGGCTTGATAACGAGGCAATGATTTACCTGGAAACCGAGACGTCGCTCGCTCCCAAGGTGCCCACCAACTGGCTATTGCACCGCGAAACCCAGGCGGGCGAAAGCACGGCAAGGCTCTATCAACGTCAAGCACCGTAA